In Candidatus Cohnella colombiensis, one DNA window encodes the following:
- a CDS encoding accessory gene regulator B family protein: MIERLAHRLAVNIKSAAPNHPASIEVLEFPIAAILNAVSIIIFSLGISLLTGRVTETSIVLVGYALLRQVSGGIHLRSGDICVLLSVTGIALLSLTNFNPSVVLTFNIISMLLALIYAPSRIENQTRIPKKFHPLLKVLSALIIATNFLIHSSALSGAYLVQALTLIRERR; this comes from the coding sequence ATGATTGAGAGACTGGCACATCGATTAGCTGTAAATATTAAAAGTGCTGCGCCCAATCATCCAGCAAGTATAGAAGTGCTCGAATTCCCTATAGCCGCAATATTGAATGCTGTCTCAATCATCATATTCTCGCTAGGGATCTCATTACTAACCGGTCGCGTGACAGAGACAAGTATTGTACTTGTAGGGTACGCATTACTCCGTCAAGTATCTGGAGGGATCCATCTAAGATCAGGAGATATCTGCGTTCTCTTGTCTGTTACTGGAATTGCACTATTGTCTTTAACAAACTTCAATCCTTCCGTAGTGTTGACATTTAACATCATCAGCATGCTACTCGCGCTCATCTATGCTCCGTCTAGAATAGAGAATCAAACTCGTATTCCTAAAAAATTTCACCCCTTGCTAAAAGTCTTGTCAGCTCTAATTATTGCAACAAACTTCCTTATTCACTCATCAGCTCTTTCTGGGGCCTACTTAGTACAGGCACTAACGTTAATTCGTGAAAGGAGGTGA
- a CDS encoding cyclic lactone autoinducer peptide — protein sequence MKARVAFRLASMLAAMATVLVTLTASIWYFNQPKVPQELLKK from the coding sequence ATGAAGGCAAGAGTTGCTTTTCGACTGGCTTCGATGCTTGCAGCAATGGCAACCGTTCTTGTAACCTTGACAGCAAGTATTTGGTACTTTAATCAACCAAAAGTGCCACAAGAGCTTTTGAAAAAGTAA
- a CDS encoding LytTR family DNA-binding domain-containing protein produces MRKLTVSRDLKGTAGLCELPVDDILFFESHSTAKEMIILHTRNEVYYTPGTLKYWLEVLKASGEDFEMVDRANLVHLSKIHHIDRFFRIAYFDENKSSKKCTISINNVSKVLKHLARIKNEAET; encoded by the coding sequence ATGCGGAAACTTACAGTTTCCCGAGACCTTAAAGGAACAGCTGGTCTATGCGAACTACCTGTGGATGACATCTTATTCTTCGAGAGTCATTCAACAGCCAAGGAAATGATTATTCTTCATACTCGTAATGAAGTCTATTACACACCAGGAACACTCAAGTATTGGCTGGAAGTCCTTAAAGCATCAGGAGAGGATTTTGAAATGGTTGATCGGGCTAACTTAGTGCATTTATCAAAAATTCATCATATCGATCGCTTTTTTAGAATCGCTTATTTCGACGAGAATAAGTCATCCAAAAAGTGTACGATCTCAATTAACAACGTCTCAAAAGTTCTTAAACACCTTGCTAGAATTAAAAATGAAGCTGAAACATAA
- the prmC gene encoding peptide chain release factor N(5)-glutamine methyltransferase gives MTEQQKLTLGRVWRLGAESLRQAGVEEADADAELLLLYVLGMSKTALLRDWHDPWPEDKSAQWQEALERKKQGEPVQYIVGEQYFYGRAFAVNEAVLIPRPETELLAEAVLQEVDRLWNGSAGGLRTLKGGTEMWSNASPDSPVVLDVGTGSGTLAVTLAAERPSWQLFALDLSEAALLVAKHNADVHEVSSRITFVQGDLLGPFVGEGSNYPAIDVLVSNPPYIPSSDIDGLQREVRDHEPHLALDGGDDGLNPYRIMAQQLGELATLPRIVAFEVGAGQAEDVAELLRSVTNWGEIRFVKDYAGIDRHVIAVR, from the coding sequence GTGACGGAGCAACAGAAGCTAACGCTAGGGCGTGTATGGCGTCTGGGTGCCGAAAGCTTGCGACAGGCTGGTGTAGAAGAAGCTGACGCGGATGCGGAGCTTCTTCTTCTTTATGTGCTCGGAATGAGCAAGACAGCGCTGTTGCGCGATTGGCATGACCCATGGCCCGAGGACAAGTCTGCGCAGTGGCAGGAGGCTTTAGAACGGAAAAAGCAAGGCGAGCCAGTGCAGTATATTGTGGGTGAGCAATACTTCTATGGTCGAGCTTTTGCTGTGAATGAAGCTGTGCTTATTCCGCGTCCGGAGACGGAGTTATTGGCTGAGGCGGTATTACAGGAAGTGGATCGGTTGTGGAATGGGAGTGCGGGTGGACTAAGAACATTAAAGGGTGGCACGGAGATGTGGTCTAATGCGTCTCCAGATTCTCCAGTCGTGCTCGATGTCGGAACCGGCAGCGGTACGCTTGCTGTGACGTTAGCGGCTGAACGCCCGAGCTGGCAATTGTTCGCACTGGATCTATCTGAGGCTGCTCTGCTTGTAGCGAAGCATAATGCTGATGTGCACGAGGTGAGCTCGCGAATTACGTTCGTTCAGGGGGACTTGTTGGGACCGTTTGTAGGTGAGGGGAGCAACTACCCCGCAATAGATGTGCTTGTGTCCAACCCGCCATACATTCCGTCCTCGGATATCGACGGTCTTCAGCGCGAGGTTCGCGATCACGAACCCCATCTTGCGCTCGATGGTGGCGATGATGGTTTAAACCCATATCGGATTATGGCGCAGCAGTTGGGCGAGCTAGCGACGTTGCCACGCATTGTCGCATTCGAGGTCGGCGCTGGACAAGCGGAAGATGTCGCTGAATTGCTCCGCTCTGTCACGAACTGGGGCGAGATTCGTTTCGTCAAGGACTATGCGGGTATTGATCGCCATGTGATAGCTGTACGGTAG
- the prfA gene encoding peptide chain release factor 1, producing the protein MLDRLQVLADRYEKLNELLSDPDVVSDSERLRTYAKEQSGLIDAYNAYEEYKTVLVQLQDAKAMQEEKLDDEMREMVKQEIAELEASRDELEERVRILLLPKDPNDGKDVIVEIRGAAGGEEANLFAAELYRMYAKFADSNGWRTEMLESSMSDLGGFKEVIFTVSGADAYRKMKYESGAHRVQRVPETESGGRIHTSTSTVVVMPEAEEVDIVIHDKDIRVDTFCSSGAGGQSVNTTKSAVRVTHVPTGIVATCQDGKSQNDNKDKALQVLRTRIMDVRRQEEEAKYSGERREKIGTGDRSERIRTYNFPQGRVTDHRIGLTLHRLEYVLNGDMTEIVQALTLAEQAEILERDNLG; encoded by the coding sequence GTGTTAGACCGGCTGCAAGTATTGGCAGATCGATATGAGAAGTTAAATGAATTATTAAGCGATCCTGATGTGGTCAGCGATAGCGAGCGTCTGCGGACTTATGCCAAGGAGCAATCCGGGCTAATAGATGCTTATAATGCATATGAGGAATATAAAACAGTTCTTGTCCAGCTACAGGATGCGAAGGCGATGCAGGAAGAGAAGCTTGACGATGAAATGCGTGAGATGGTGAAGCAGGAGATTGCGGAGCTTGAAGCTAGCCGTGATGAGCTGGAAGAACGTGTACGCATCTTATTGTTGCCGAAGGATCCGAATGATGGCAAGGACGTCATTGTGGAAATTCGCGGCGCAGCAGGTGGCGAAGAAGCGAACTTATTCGCAGCAGAGTTATATCGGATGTATGCGAAGTTCGCTGACAGCAACGGCTGGCGGACAGAGATGTTAGAGTCGAGCATGAGCGATCTTGGTGGCTTTAAGGAAGTTATCTTTACTGTAAGCGGTGCAGATGCGTATCGTAAGATGAAATACGAAAGTGGCGCACATCGCGTACAGCGTGTTCCGGAGACGGAATCAGGCGGACGGATTCATACGTCGACGTCCACGGTTGTTGTGATGCCGGAAGCGGAAGAAGTGGACATCGTTATTCACGATAAAGATATTCGAGTCGATACCTTTTGTTCCAGTGGTGCGGGTGGACAGTCAGTTAATACGACAAAATCAGCAGTGCGTGTAACGCATGTACCTACGGGAATCGTCGCTACCTGCCAAGACGGCAAATCGCAAAATGACAACAAAGACAAGGCGCTTCAAGTGCTTCGGACGCGGATTATGGACGTTAGACGTCAAGAAGAGGAAGCGAAATATTCGGGAGAACGCCGCGAGAAGATCGGAACGGGTGATCGAAGCGAGCGGATTCGCACTTATAATTTTCCACAAGGTCGTGTAACCGATCACCGTATTGGATTGACGCTCCATCGTCTTGAGTATGTACTCAATGGCGACATGACGGAGATTGTTCAAGCGTTGACGCTTGCTGAACAGGCAGAAATTCTCGAGCGTGACAATCTGGGTTAA
- the ychF gene encoding redox-regulated ATPase YchF, producing MALSCGIVGLPNVGKSTLFNAITQAGAESANYPFCTIDPNVGVVEVPDERLQKLATIVNPNRIVPTAYEFVDIAGLVKGASRGEGLGNKFLANIREVDAIVHVVRCFQDENITHVAGKIDPINDIEVINLELILTDIDSVEKKMDRSRKGLKGGDKKIAQELEVLERLHEALHAEKPARSVELTAEEKLLVRDLHLLTMKPVLYAANVSESEAANADGNPFVQKVREFALAEGSEVVHISAKVESEIAELEGEDKELFFEELGLTESGLDRLIRASYKLLGLYTYFTAGVQEVRAWTIRKGTKAPQAAAVIHTDFERGFIRAEVVSYDDLINSGSMKVAKEKGLTRLEGKEYVVADGDVMHFLFNV from the coding sequence ATGGCTTTATCATGTGGAATTGTTGGGCTTCCAAACGTAGGGAAGTCGACGTTATTCAATGCAATTACGCAAGCAGGTGCAGAATCAGCGAACTATCCTTTTTGTACCATTGACCCGAATGTCGGTGTCGTCGAGGTGCCAGATGAGCGGCTGCAAAAGCTAGCAACAATCGTGAATCCCAATCGAATCGTGCCAACGGCTTATGAATTCGTGGATATCGCAGGTCTCGTAAAGGGCGCTAGTCGTGGGGAAGGTCTAGGTAATAAGTTCCTTGCGAACATTCGTGAAGTGGATGCAATCGTACACGTTGTACGCTGCTTCCAAGACGAGAATATTACGCACGTAGCGGGCAAGATCGACCCGATCAATGATATCGAAGTCATTAATCTAGAGTTGATCTTGACGGATATCGATTCTGTTGAGAAGAAGATGGATCGTTCACGCAAAGGACTCAAGGGCGGAGATAAGAAAATCGCGCAAGAGCTTGAAGTGTTAGAGCGACTTCATGAAGCTTTACACGCTGAGAAACCAGCACGCAGTGTGGAGTTAACAGCGGAAGAGAAGCTGCTCGTTCGGGATCTTCATTTGCTTACAATGAAGCCGGTATTGTATGCAGCCAATGTAAGCGAGAGTGAAGCGGCGAATGCGGATGGTAACCCATTTGTGCAAAAAGTGCGCGAGTTCGCGTTGGCAGAAGGCTCAGAAGTAGTTCATATCAGTGCTAAAGTTGAATCAGAAATTGCAGAGCTTGAAGGCGAAGACAAAGAGCTATTCTTTGAAGAACTCGGCTTAACTGAGTCTGGTTTGGATCGACTCATTCGTGCGTCGTATAAGCTCCTTGGTCTCTACACCTACTTCACAGCGGGTGTACAAGAAGTGCGTGCATGGACGATTCGCAAAGGGACAAAAGCGCCGCAAGCGGCAGCTGTCATCCATACCGACTTCGAGCGTGGCTTCATTCGTGCAGAAGTTGTTTCCTATGATGATTTGATTAACTCAGGCTCGATGAAGGTCGCGAAGGAGAAAGGGTTAACTCGTCTCGAAGGCAAAGAATATGTAGTTGCTGACGGCGATGTTATGCACTTCTTATTCAACGTGTAA
- a CDS encoding AraC family transcriptional regulator: MTHSQIDIAFDTVVHASAGSIVYPPGGRFGPRVQQDIQLVMLYTGEIDVTIDGRFIHVSPGHLLLLKPGHEESFQFSKKEETWHRWIAVHVSCLSDETRHTLYQLPECIPLTEEINRLTDLMLIAQQHDAHHDDPAIRSLGLTALHLYPSESKRAHLQREKHPAIYKALSWIREHYAEDISLSDLAAYVGLSSEHLLRLFKQDVGVPPIQYLWNYRVDRSIELLTSTGLTILEIAHRCGFKTSHHFARLIKKTTGRTATEIRHLSWGGMRKA, encoded by the coding sequence ATGACACATTCTCAAATAGATATCGCTTTCGATACAGTAGTGCATGCGTCGGCGGGGTCCATCGTCTATCCTCCTGGCGGTCGCTTTGGCCCGAGGGTTCAGCAGGATATTCAACTGGTTATGCTGTATACAGGTGAAATTGATGTCACGATAGACGGAAGATTCATCCATGTCTCACCAGGTCATCTGTTGCTTCTGAAGCCTGGGCACGAAGAAAGTTTCCAATTTTCGAAAAAAGAGGAGACTTGGCATCGCTGGATTGCTGTCCACGTATCGTGTCTTTCTGATGAAACACGGCACACACTATACCAATTGCCAGAATGCATCCCCCTAACGGAGGAAATCAACCGACTGACCGATCTCATGCTAATCGCTCAGCAACACGATGCCCACCACGACGATCCAGCGATTCGTAGCCTAGGGCTCACTGCACTCCATCTCTATCCTAGTGAATCAAAAAGGGCGCATCTTCAGAGGGAAAAGCACCCTGCGATATACAAAGCATTATCGTGGATTCGTGAGCATTATGCCGAGGATATTTCATTAAGTGATCTGGCAGCGTATGTTGGCTTATCCTCGGAGCATTTGCTTCGTTTGTTTAAGCAAGATGTCGGCGTGCCTCCGATTCAATACCTGTGGAATTACCGGGTAGATCGATCTATTGAGCTACTCACCAGTACGGGTTTAACGATCTTGGAGATTGCTCATCGTTGCGGCTTTAAGACGTCCCATCACTTTGCCAGACTGATTAAGAAGACCACTGGTCGCACAGCAACCGAAATTCGTCACTTATCGTGGGGCGGTATGCGTAAGGCATGA
- a CDS encoding phytanoyl-CoA dioxygenase family protein — MKATFSKPLTPLSEEQISFFKEQGYFLFKKGMSNDLIDAFNGHIYDIRNQEPMPEWAACEERKKYSLRLFNPHKHDSFSRQLMKHAIVRGALAQLMGQEAVCVQSMYFYKEPGAPGQASHQDYYYIKNDPMTMIAAWTAMEELIDVENGCLWVMPGTHKLGLLPHGAVKNVEEHESWTEETEGVDTSKQIPVIMEKGDILFFSELLIHSSTKNRSTDRWRRSYVCHYIREDSNVLHREDLRQKYPLF, encoded by the coding sequence GTGAAAGCTACCTTTTCCAAGCCACTTACACCGCTTTCGGAGGAACAGATCTCCTTTTTCAAAGAGCAAGGATACTTTCTATTCAAAAAAGGGATGAGCAACGATTTGATAGATGCCTTTAATGGACACATCTATGATATTCGTAACCAGGAGCCCATGCCGGAGTGGGCTGCTTGTGAGGAACGTAAGAAATATTCGCTCCGCTTGTTCAATCCACATAAGCATGATAGCTTTTCACGCCAGCTCATGAAGCATGCGATCGTTCGGGGAGCTCTCGCCCAACTCATGGGTCAAGAAGCAGTTTGCGTACAAAGCATGTACTTCTACAAGGAACCAGGAGCTCCGGGCCAAGCATCTCATCAAGATTACTATTACATTAAGAACGATCCGATGACAATGATCGCTGCGTGGACAGCTATGGAAGAGTTGATCGATGTCGAGAATGGCTGCCTTTGGGTGATGCCAGGCACTCATAAGCTGGGACTCTTACCTCATGGCGCGGTTAAAAATGTCGAGGAGCACGAATCGTGGACAGAAGAAACAGAAGGGGTGGACACGAGCAAGCAAATTCCAGTCATCATGGAAAAAGGCGATATCCTGTTCTTTAGCGAGCTGCTCATTCACTCTTCGACCAAAAATAGAAGTACCGACCGTTGGCGTCGCTCATATGTGTGTCACTATATCCGCGAGGATTCCAACGTCCTGCATAGAGAGGATCTTCGCCAGAAATATCCGTTGTTTTAA
- the trxA gene encoding thioredoxin, producing the protein MAISVTKDNFNNTVAQGVSLLDFWAPWCGPCKMQLPIVEELSSELQGKANIGKVNVDEEPELASQFGVMSIPTLILFKDGQPVDKLVGLQSKAALQAKIQGLV; encoded by the coding sequence ATGGCGATTTCAGTCACAAAAGATAATTTCAACAATACGGTAGCTCAAGGGGTATCCCTCTTGGATTTCTGGGCACCTTGGTGTGGGCCTTGTAAGATGCAGCTTCCAATTGTAGAAGAGCTATCTTCTGAGTTGCAAGGTAAAGCAAACATCGGCAAAGTTAACGTGGACGAAGAGCCTGAATTGGCAAGCCAATTCGGAGTAATGAGTATCCCAACCTTGATTCTATTCAAGGATGGTCAGCCAGTTGATAAGCTTGTTGGTTTGCAATCCAAAGCAGCTCTTCAAGCTAAGATTCAAGGGCTTGTATAA
- a CDS encoding Rrf2 family transcriptional regulator — protein sequence MNSEFVIAVHSLVLLAHRPEGMASSEEIASNVCTNAARIRKVMSCLRKGGYVETREGSGGGYKLIALPGEITLADVYRTLASGSLAPGWCSGNSDMDCMVGSNMGDIMNAVFCEADRQLELYFETITIGGMLTNIATMAKAQVVSK from the coding sequence ATCAATAGTGAATTTGTTATCGCAGTGCATAGCCTCGTACTTTTAGCGCATCGTCCTGAAGGGATGGCATCAAGCGAAGAGATCGCATCGAATGTGTGTACGAATGCTGCGCGTATTCGTAAAGTGATGAGTTGTCTACGCAAAGGTGGCTACGTGGAAACACGTGAAGGCTCTGGAGGCGGATATAAGCTAATTGCTCTGCCGGGTGAAATTACTTTAGCGGACGTCTATCGAACGCTGGCATCAGGCTCGCTTGCACCAGGCTGGTGTAGTGGCAACTCGGACATGGATTGCATGGTGGGGTCCAATATGGGAGACATTATGAATGCTGTATTTTGCGAGGCGGATCGACAGCTTGAATTGTACTTCGAGACGATTACGATTGGCGGCATGCTCACGAACATTGCGACCATGGCGAAAGCACAAGTTGTAAGTAAGTAG
- a CDS encoding aldo/keto reductase, whose product MVLSLNSKVELLNGVQMPRLGLGVWRTQEGEETVNAVRAALEAGYRSIDTASLYANEHGVGQAIRESSVPREEVFVTTKVWNTDQGYESTLAAFEKSQELLQLEYVDLYLVHWPVADKFKETYRAMEKLYEQGKVRAIGVSNFQIHHLETLMESCRIKPMVNQVELHPLLTQKKLLAFCRKEGIQIESWRPLMGGRIDIPLLTELATKYGKTAAQIVLRWHLQLGIVTIPKSIRAERINENADLFDFELEPEDMNRIDALNENQRFGADPDNFDF is encoded by the coding sequence ATGGTGTTATCTTTAAACTCTAAAGTTGAATTGTTGAATGGTGTGCAGATGCCGCGGCTTGGACTGGGTGTATGGCGTACGCAGGAAGGCGAAGAGACTGTGAATGCCGTGCGTGCAGCGCTTGAAGCGGGATATCGGAGCATAGATACAGCTTCTTTATATGCGAATGAGCATGGCGTCGGTCAAGCTATACGTGAATCAAGCGTGCCTCGCGAAGAAGTGTTTGTGACTACGAAAGTTTGGAATACTGATCAAGGCTACGAATCCACTTTAGCAGCATTCGAGAAGAGTCAAGAGCTGCTGCAACTGGAGTATGTAGATCTATATCTCGTGCATTGGCCTGTGGCAGATAAATTTAAAGAGACGTACCGTGCGATGGAGAAGCTGTATGAGCAAGGCAAAGTTCGCGCGATTGGTGTAAGTAACTTCCAGATCCATCACTTGGAGACATTGATGGAGTCGTGTCGCATTAAGCCTATGGTTAATCAGGTGGAGCTGCATCCGCTGTTGACACAGAAGAAGCTGCTAGCGTTCTGTCGTAAGGAAGGTATTCAAATTGAGTCATGGCGTCCGTTGATGGGCGGTAGAATCGATATACCTCTTCTTACAGAGCTTGCGACGAAGTATGGTAAAACCGCTGCCCAAATCGTATTGCGGTGGCATTTGCAATTAGGTATCGTGACGATTCCGAAATCTATTCGTGCAGAACGGATTAATGAGAACGCCGATTTGTTCGATTTCGAGCTGGAACCGGAGGATATGAATCGGATCGATGCACTTAATGAAAATCAACGGTTTGGAGCGGACCCGGACAACTTCGACTTCTAA
- a CDS encoding DsbA family oxidoreductase — translation MKIDLYSDMVCPWCRIGKKNMSDAISAWEASTGETIEVNYHAYMLSHDLPPEGQPFNSAMEKKMGGPEKLRPMLQRVTEAGAAVGVTFNFDQVERMPHTELAHRVTALLNTESQEIWLDAVMKAYFEDGRDIAQLSVLLEIADELGIDVEALRQELDAGNGKEAVQDDFTTARNIGISGVPFFILDGKYALSGAYPANQFLEAFQKIKQQTQS, via the coding sequence ATGAAGATTGATCTTTATTCTGATATGGTTTGTCCATGGTGCCGGATCGGAAAAAAAAATATGAGTGATGCTATTTCAGCCTGGGAAGCATCGACTGGCGAAACGATCGAAGTCAACTATCACGCATATATGCTGTCTCACGATTTGCCACCTGAGGGGCAACCATTCAATAGTGCGATGGAAAAGAAGATGGGCGGTCCCGAGAAATTGCGCCCGATGCTACAACGTGTTACTGAGGCTGGAGCAGCCGTCGGCGTAACCTTCAATTTCGATCAAGTAGAACGAATGCCCCATACAGAGCTAGCACACCGGGTAACTGCACTCTTGAATACTGAAAGCCAGGAAATCTGGTTGGATGCTGTAATGAAGGCTTATTTTGAGGATGGACGAGACATCGCCCAGTTAAGTGTACTGCTTGAAATCGCAGATGAACTCGGCATTGATGTCGAGGCATTAAGACAAGAGCTAGACGCAGGCAATGGAAAAGAAGCCGTTCAGGACGACTTCACAACTGCGCGAAATATCGGTATTAGCGGTGTTCCATTCTTTATTCTCGATGGCAAATATGCGCTATCTGGGGCTTATCCTGCCAATCAATTTCTTGAAGCTTTCCAGAAGATCAAGCAACAAACGCAATCCTAA
- a CDS encoding MgtC/SapB family protein: MFDIEVSIETVIFRLVLAAILGGIIGWEREMKNKQAGFKTHLLVSLGSALIMLISIYGFGPELMNHPNARFDPARLAAQVVSGIGFLGAGAILRRSDRVISGLTTAATLWLVAGIGLSVGAGFYWPAVITIAIVLLSVYVINKIEHKFNYFKKQGNLKLVMVDQPDGVQVITDLLQREYITVEQISLKEQEDSGDGKRVIIQFRIHSKKPKETLDLFSALWAIDGIKEVEIMWKD, encoded by the coding sequence ATGTTTGATATTGAAGTGAGTATCGAGACAGTAATCTTCAGACTTGTTCTTGCTGCAATACTGGGCGGTATTATTGGTTGGGAACGTGAAATGAAAAATAAGCAAGCTGGCTTCAAAACCCATCTGCTGGTCTCCCTAGGTTCTGCGTTAATTATGTTAATTTCGATTTATGGGTTTGGCCCTGAATTAATGAATCATCCCAATGCAAGGTTCGACCCAGCGCGACTCGCTGCGCAGGTCGTTAGCGGTATCGGCTTCTTAGGTGCAGGTGCGATTCTGCGGCGCTCAGATCGGGTTATCTCAGGACTAACGACAGCAGCGACATTATGGTTAGTTGCGGGAATTGGCCTAAGTGTAGGCGCGGGATTCTATTGGCCAGCTGTCATAACGATTGCGATCGTACTCCTCAGCGTGTACGTCATTAATAAGATCGAGCATAAATTTAACTACTTCAAAAAACAAGGGAACCTGAAGCTGGTGATGGTAGATCAACCTGATGGGGTTCAAGTGATTACGGACTTGCTGCAACGCGAATATATTACCGTCGAACAAATCTCGCTCAAGGAGCAGGAGGATAGTGGTGATGGCAAGCGAGTCATAATACAGTTCCGCATTCATTCGAAAAAGCCCAAAGAAACGCTGGATCTCTTTAGCGCGCTTTGGGCGATTGATGGTATTAAGGAAGTAGAGATTATGTGGAAGGATTAG
- a CDS encoding cation diffusion facilitator family transporter: MAHGHHSGLIAIWISLISNVLLTVLKIVAGLLLASPVLLADGVHNAGDIIATVAALSSSMVSKKPADEDHPYGHGKAEVVASGFVAIILVIAALWIGYQSIGALFEPPHEPSWLALGAAALSLVWKQWLYVYTMRVGKAAKSKSVIATAYDHLADVYASLAAAVGIGLGLLGEHMNWAWAAYGDPIAGIIVSLLVLKLAYEIGRDAVDILMERALSPEKLAEYEHLINGVYEIKRLDRVRAREHGHYVIVDVRVGIPGDYTIQQGHDISRQIKERIKAADEDVIEVLVHLNPWYPGE, translated from the coding sequence GTGGCACACGGGCATCATTCTGGTCTTATTGCAATTTGGATCAGCTTAATCAGTAACGTACTCTTAACAGTATTGAAAATCGTCGCAGGGTTATTACTTGCAAGTCCCGTCCTCCTCGCGGACGGAGTGCACAATGCGGGAGATATTATCGCTACAGTTGCCGCTCTCTCCTCTTCGATGGTATCTAAGAAGCCTGCTGATGAAGATCATCCATACGGACACGGTAAGGCAGAAGTCGTCGCCTCTGGATTCGTTGCGATTATTCTTGTGATTGCAGCACTTTGGATTGGATATCAATCGATCGGCGCATTGTTTGAGCCACCGCATGAGCCAAGCTGGCTCGCACTCGGAGCAGCAGCACTCTCGCTCGTATGGAAGCAATGGTTATACGTATATACAATGCGTGTTGGTAAGGCAGCCAAAAGTAAGAGTGTCATCGCCACTGCCTATGATCATCTTGCTGATGTTTATGCTTCCTTAGCGGCGGCAGTCGGGATTGGATTGGGCTTGCTAGGCGAGCACATGAACTGGGCATGGGCTGCATACGGAGATCCGATTGCCGGGATTATTGTATCGTTGCTCGTTCTGAAGCTCGCATATGAAATCGGTCGTGATGCGGTAGATATTCTAATGGAACGAGCTCTCTCTCCAGAGAAACTTGCAGAATATGAGCACCTCATTAATGGGGTATATGAGATTAAGCGCTTAGATCGTGTAAGAGCACGTGAGCATGGACATTACGTCATCGTTGATGTTCGCGTCGGTATACCAGGTGACTATACGATCCAGCAGGGGCACGATATTAGCAGACAAATCAAAGAGCGAATAAAAGCAGCAGATGAGGATGTGATCGAGGTGCTCGTGCACCTTAATCCTTGGTATCCGGGCGAGTAA
- a CDS encoding stalk domain-containing protein, producing MVIKKSVFVSALIACSLIFGSIGVVASNGVEKIQAFLNHNITFKVNGQSWKPVDADGNKLSAVVIDGTTYLPLKATAKALDAKVAWDGKNQVVSITTSSSSNEGVPFKDAEDYSSSDSSSSSSSSSNSSSSNSSSSSTSTGVIKLSGTKSQMEEKMRAQAVVMIKAYGEDLKSGKTTKMSAYINANVAPKVTTSGPYRPGIDSILKRYAGKIAGNVAANDADTIKKYGDALLSVKLSEVETNSISDKSVYSQDFSYKFYPSEWNAFSSVYVYFTFSAEEYDSSNFILTDAYIS from the coding sequence GTGGTTATTAAAAAGTCGGTATTTGTAAGTGCATTGATAGCGTGCAGTCTTATTTTTGGTTCGATCGGGGTTGTTGCTTCGAATGGTGTTGAGAAGATTCAAGCTTTCTTGAATCACAATATTACGTTTAAGGTAAATGGGCAGTCGTGGAAACCGGTAGATGCTGATGGCAATAAGTTATCTGCTGTCGTTATTGATGGCACGACATACTTGCCTCTGAAGGCGACTGCTAAAGCGCTAGATGCAAAAGTAGCATGGGATGGCAAAAACCAAGTCGTTTCAATTACAACTTCGTCATCTTCGAATGAAGGTGTACCATTTAAAGATGCAGAGGATTACTCTTCGTCAGATTCCTCGTCGTCGAGTTCGTCATCGTCTAATTCATCTTCCTCGAACTCTTCTTCCTCATCGACATCGACTGGCGTAATTAAGTTGTCAGGTACGAAGTCTCAGATGGAAGAGAAGATGAGAGCTCAAGCTGTTGTGATGATTAAAGCGTACGGTGAAGATTTGAAGTCTGGCAAGACTACGAAGATGAGTGCCTACATTAATGCAAATGTAGCACCTAAGGTTACGACTTCTGGTCCGTATAGACCGGGTATTGATTCTATTTTGAAGAGATATGCAGGAAAGATAGCAGGTAATGTTGCAGCCAATGATGCTGACACTATAAAGAAATATGGCGACGCATTGCTATCAGTTAAGTTATCTGAAGTAGAAACGAATTCTATCTCAGATAAGTCGGTTTATAGTCAAGATTTCAGCTATAAGTTCTATCCGAGTGAATGGAATGCTTTCAGCTCCGTCTATGTCTACTTCACTTTCAGCGCAGAAGAATACGATAGCAGCAACTTCATCTTAACAGATGCATATATAAGCTAA